Within the Pseudochaenichthys georgianus unplaced genomic scaffold, fPseGeo1.2 scaffold_988_arrow_ctg1, whole genome shotgun sequence genome, the region CCACCGCCAACTACAGCTGGCTGGCCTCCCCCCCGACCCCGCAGCCCTACGAGCTGACGCCCAGCAACCTGCTGGAGCTGCAGGACCTCTGTGCCAAGATCCCCCCTGCACAGTGTGGCCCTCTGATCATCAGGTGGGAAACGCAAAGAGACATAGAAAAAGTAAATGTGACAGAGAAGACGGAAAGCTTGAAATACAAGCAGGAAGATAGAATAGAGGAAACAGAAGAAGAGCTGCTGTTAATCCAATCCTCATAACACCCTTAACTaacttataatataataataataataataataataatattaatattctgCATCTCTCAGAGAGGACTTTACCTGACCAGAGATCTTAAACTGTTGTTTCTGAAGATAAAAGGATTTATGTATTCAATAATTGACACTGACTGGCTTTACATAATCCACTTTCCAGGACACTTTGGTGTAATCAGAGTTCATATGTTACCATGGGCGTATAGCGAGGGATTGTGGACCCCTGTAAAAAGACTTCAATGCCCACCTGATGGCGATGGCACTTCCCCACTTAGAATGATCATCTGTATATCAATAACTTGCCCTATGTTCTGCTATATTCCTGCAGGTTCAGGCAGCTGGTATCTCAGATCGAGCCTGACGTTCCCGAGGTTTCCCGGCTGTTTCGCTCAGTGCTACACGAGTGCATGGACCAAGTGAACAGAGCTGAAGACGTGCAGACTCAGAGCGCTGTCTTCCACAAGCAGCAGCGCAGCAAGAGCCTCTCTTTTGATACTTTCTGCAGCAAGTTCAGCAAAGGTCAGCTTTTCAAGGGCAGTGGCATGCGAGGCTCCAGGGGGAATCTGCAGCAGCAAGTGGATTGGtacaaggaggaggaggaagatgaagatGGGGAGGAAGAGGTCATCAAGGTCAGGGCGATAAAGGGAAGGAGCAGGAGCATGCCAGAGATCAGCCCTCTGGAGCAGAGTGCACAGGGGTGAGGGAGTTGGGGGAGAGAATGTGCACAGTGGCTATGGCTGGCTGTATTCGGCTGTACATACACTGTAAACATATTCACCGTGAATTCACAATAATTACCTGGCAACTTTTTGCATGACTTTCACAGTAAGGTTCACAGCAATTTACTGTGAACATCTTCACAGCAATGTATTGTAATTTCACATCCATGATATTACAATGCATTTTTGTAAAGGTAAAACATACTGTAACTTCAGCTTCAATGACTAAGGAATTACTGTGATATTAGTATGTTACTGGGAAATTACATCATTTTGTTGTACATGCATTACAACAAGGGCCTGTACTTTTACATTTCTATTGTGAAAGCAATGCAGGAGTTGCCAGTCATTTACTGTGACTTTACAATGTGTACTGTGAAAGTAATGCAAAAGAGTTGCCAGCAATTGACTGTCAATTTACAATGATATACGTGCATAACATAGTCCCCAGCTCTGGTACTTCCTGGAGGAAGTTCATACAATGGTTTCCTGTCAAATACTATTGGATGACGTGACTAATCACGTCATCCACATACAGCAAGCAAAAATGCACAAAAAGCTTCTCACCCGTGAGTCCAGTTGGGTCAAATCAAATAGGGAATGTCTCAGTTAAAATCTTCCAGACGGTTTGAGAAGTAGGCTGCAGGACACACGCCGGTTAGAATAGTCTATTCTACACATGGGCAATGCTGCACAATTCAAATGTTACAGTAATGGGTTGTGCTATTACAGATGATTTTGAGTACAGTGCTTTACTGTGAAATAATAGTTAAATAATGTCAAATCCAATTTTACTGTAGTTTTATAGATATTTTGTTGTGATATTACAGGGGCTTTTGATTAAAATATTTCTCTGTAATATGATGCTCTTAAACGCTGTGAAATCCTTGCAATGtttacaatgttgttgtgaTATTACaacatttgatttgatattACAGAGGATTTTGATTgcagtattttattgtgaaataaTAGTTGAATGCTGTGAAATCCAAGGATACAGTCCtttttacatgtatttgttgggATATTACAGGGGGCCTTGATTGCAATATGTCACTGTAAAATAATACTGTTGTGAAATGCTGGTACATTTTTACAGTGTAGCACACATTGTTGATTTAAGCTCAATGCTAATGTCAGTAACAAGCTGATGTTAAGCAGGGATCATATTGACCATGTTTACCATCTTAGATTAGTGTGCTAACATTTTCTAATTAGCGGAAACCCAAAGTGCAGTTGGGGCTGATATTAATGGTTTAACATAAACATACCAAAGTATTTGACATTGTAAAGCACTCAATGAAAAGTCAAATAAAAGAGATTACAATTTGGGGAACATGTGATCTCACCGAACCTTCTGTTGGGACTACAGGAAATCTCAGAGGATCATCAAAGTCATTAAGATACATTGTCTGGGGACcatgaatacaaaatacaaaaagCTCAAATGTGCTGCATGGTGGTTTGTTGAGTTAAATATGTTGCTTTGCTAACCTTTTCATGCTTCAAGTATCCTGTTATACAAACAGCTGCTGCAGGAGCTCCTGATGACTAATACACACCTAATGAACTTTAAATACATGTCGTGCAACCA harbors:
- the LOC117444897 gene encoding protein RD3; translated protein: MFPWSAVFFSEPKVPGQRSSEELVTNTLMLELGAIVKRTERIRLERLTEGRRRSSSSTANYSWLASPPTPQPYELTPSNLLELQDLCAKIPPAQCGPLIIRFRQLVSQIEPDVPEVSRLFRSVLHECMDQVNRAEDVQTQSAVFHKQQRSKSLSFDTFCSKFSKGQLFKGSGMRGSRGNLQQQVDWYKEEEEDEDGEEEVIKVRAIKGRSRSMPEISPLEQSAQG